Proteins found in one Collinsella aerofaciens genomic segment:
- the smpB gene encoding SsrA-binding protein SmpB: MPSKRERKLISKNRSAHHEYFIDETFECGIELSGTEVKSIRERACQITDTFALIRGGECWLVGLHIHPYSHGGVWNRDPDRRRRLLLHRKEIDFLDGKLRNRGYALVPLELYFNTDGRVKLLLGLGRGKKLYDKREDMAKRDVQREIDRALKERNR; this comes from the coding sequence ATGCCCAGTAAGCGCGAGCGCAAACTCATTTCCAAGAATCGCTCGGCACATCACGAGTACTTTATCGATGAGACGTTTGAGTGCGGTATTGAGCTGAGCGGCACCGAGGTCAAGTCGATTCGCGAGCGCGCCTGCCAGATCACCGATACCTTCGCGCTGATCCGCGGCGGGGAGTGCTGGCTCGTCGGCCTGCATATCCACCCTTATAGCCATGGTGGCGTGTGGAATCGCGATCCCGACCGTCGGCGTCGTCTGCTGCTGCACCGCAAGGAGATTGACTTTCTTGACGGCAAACTTCGCAACCGTGGTTATGCGCTGGTTCCGTTGGAGCTCTACTTTAATACCGACGGCCGCGTAAAGCTGCTGCTGGGTCTAGGTCGCGGCAAGAAGCTCTACGACAAGCGCGAGGACATGGCCAAGCGTGATGTCCAACGCGAGATCGACCGCGCCCTTAAGGAACGCAACCGCTAG